One stretch of Myxocyprinus asiaticus isolate MX2 ecotype Aquarium Trade chromosome 23, UBuf_Myxa_2, whole genome shotgun sequence DNA includes these proteins:
- the LOC127414250 gene encoding putative ZDHHC-type palmitoyltransferase 6, with translation MYGTMMPLSPAAGSCLFESIQRGEIDRVSHLIQQDRGVLKQKGWGGFTALHFAALHGNRPMAELLLNSGADPNIPCDAGQTPFHFACRNGNISIMHKMMQHGADLNIVDEQGKTSLLHAVGGGSVIAMQYLWETGMFRFSDADNYQVTPLHLAASTGNTDVVRYLLRANRCTPEALDHQGATALHVAAEKGMIEVCWLLLKSAGLHILHMKNHTGLTPLDLCNRGNTFRHQQLSRILTHFSQRPKDLIPKDSYVLYFWMLLLPSLSGAAVLIIAAALGEYGGIFAAVLFPCMAKVILSQYHRLSSFQRLPNPIYLGTLTAGIIHSTACFLYKIVPSFWPAYTLLHISFFHMCVLIALLWKVLNRNPGQLKEADTDAQFSSIGDLLEANQSPDRFCIYCELIQVENCKHCRLCDMCIQDYDHHCLFLNQCVGRDNHRLFVLFIMAMVMAHFIFICSAFYYLHLKLSGLQLSDWGTMAGKDAWILLLTLFNILSLIWECWLLSEQLDAISMGTTTYSRRYVHKRPSKRQRLATVLSFLLEGKRSQQHFHSVI, from the exons atgtatggtaCCATGATGCCGCTTTCGCCTGCTGCAGGAAGTTGTTTATTTGAGTCGATTCAGCGCGGTGAAATCGATCGAGTTTCTCATTTAATACAGCAGGATCGGGGTGTTTTGAAACAAAAAG GATGGGGTGGTTTCACAGCCCTCCACTTTGCTGCTCTCCATGGAAATCGTCCAATGGCTGAACTTCTGCTGAACAGTGGTGCTGATCCGAACATCCCTTGTGATGCAGGACAAACTCCTTTTCACTTTGCTTGCAG AAATGGCAATATATCTATCATGCACAAAATGATGCAGCATGGTGCAGACTTAAACATAGTAGATGAGCAAGGGAAAACATCTCTTCTTCATGCAGTTGGTGGTGGAAGCGT TATTGCCATGCAGTACCTGTGGGAGACTGGAATGTTCCGTTTCTCAGATGCAGATAATTACCAGGTCACACCACTGCATTTGGCAGCTTCCACGGGCAATACTGACGTCGTCCGCTATCTCCTTAGAGCAAAT AGATGTACACCAGAGGCACTTGACCACCAGGGGGCGACAGCACTTCACGTGGCTGCAGAGAAAGGCATGATTGAGGTGTGCTGGCTACTGTTGAAGAGTGCCGGACTCCACATTTTACACATGAAAAACCACACTGGCCTCACACCTCTAGACCTCTGTAATCGAGGGAATACTTTTAG ACATCAGCAACTCTCCAGGATTTTGACGCATTTCAGCCAACGACCAAAGGATCTGATACCTAAAGACTCATATG TGCTGTACTTCTGGATGCTGCTGTTGCCATCTCTCAGTGGGGCAGCGGTTCTCATTATTGCTGCAGCTCTTGGAGAATATGGTGGCATCTTTGCAGCGGTGCTTTTCCCTTGTATGGCAAAAGTAATTCTTTCACAATACCACAGATTGAGCAGCTTTCAGAG ATTACCAAACCCTATTTACCTTGGAACACTGACTGCGGGCATAATTCATTCCACAGCCTGCTTTCTTTATAAAATTGTACCTA GTTTCTGGCCAGCTTATACCCTCTTACACATTTCATTTTTCCATATGTGTGTGCTCATTGCACTTCTTTGGAAAGTTTTAAACCGGAACCCAGGACAACTCAAAGAAGCTGATACTGATGCCCAGTTTTCCAGTATTGGAGACTTACTAGAAGCCAACCAGAGCCCAGACAGATTCTGTATTTACTGTGAG CTTATTCAAGTGGAAAACTGCAAACACTGTCGTTTGTGTGACATGTGCATCCAAGACTACGACCACCACTGCCTCTTCCTCAATCAGTGTGTGGGACGGGACAACCACCGTCTTTTTGTCCTCTTCATCATGGCCATGGTAATGGCTCACTTCATCTTCATCTGCAGTGCCTTTTACTACCTCCACCTGAAACTGTCAGGTTTGCAGCTCTCTGACTGGGGAACCATGGCTGGAAAAGATGCTTGGATCCTACTGTTGACTCTGTTTAACATCCTCTCTCTGATCTGGGAATGCTGGTTGCTAAGTGAGCAGCTTGATGCCATTTCCATGGGGACCACCACCTACTCTAGGAGGTACGTCCACAAGAGGCCTTCTAAAAGACAACGTTTGGCTACAGTCCTTTCTTTTCTGCTTGAGGGGAAAAGAAGCCAGCAGCACTTTCACTCTGTCATATAG